One region of Epilithonimonas zeae genomic DNA includes:
- the groL gene encoding chaperonin GroEL (60 kDa chaperone family; promotes refolding of misfolded polypeptides especially under stressful conditions; forms two stacked rings of heptamers to form a barrel-shaped 14mer; ends can be capped by GroES; misfolded proteins enter the barrel where they are refolded when GroES binds): protein MAKEIKFDIESRDALKRGVDALANAVKVTLGPKGRNVVIEKSFGAPHVTKDGVSVAKEIELEDRVENMGAQMVKEVASKTNDIAGDGTTTATVLAQAIVREGLKNVAAGANPMDLKRGIDKAVSAVVENLKSQSQAVGDSTDKIKQVASVSANNDETIGSLIAEAFGKVGKEGVITVEEAKGIDTTVDVVEGMQFDRGFQSPYFVTNPEKMVAELDNPYILLVEKKISSMKELLPVLEPVAQGGKSLLIISEEVEGEALATLVVNKLRGSLKIAAVKAPGFGDRRKAMLEDIAILTGGTVISEERGFTMENVTIEMLGTAEKVVIDKDNTTIVNGGGDEAQIKGRVSQIKAQMETTTSDYDKEKLQERLAKLAGGVAVLYVGAASEVEMKEKKDRVDDALHATRAAVEEGIVAGGGVALVRAVSALNFQGDNADETTGIKIVKRAIEEPLRQIVANAGGEGSVIVAKVAEGTADFGYNAKTDEYVNMLEAGIIDPTKVTRVALENAASVSGMLLTTECVITEVKKDEPAMPMGGGMPGMM, encoded by the coding sequence ATGGCAAAAGAAATAAAATTCGATATAGAATCAAGAGACGCCCTAAAAAGAGGTGTTGACGCATTGGCTAATGCAGTAAAAGTAACTTTGGGACCAAAAGGTAGAAACGTAGTCATCGAAAAATCTTTCGGTGCTCCACACGTAACTAAGGATGGAGTTTCCGTGGCAAAAGAAATCGAACTAGAGGACAGAGTAGAAAATATGGGTGCTCAAATGGTGAAAGAAGTGGCTTCTAAAACCAATGACATCGCAGGAGACGGAACTACAACCGCAACTGTTTTGGCACAGGCAATCGTAAGAGAAGGCCTTAAAAACGTAGCAGCTGGCGCCAACCCAATGGATTTGAAGAGAGGTATCGACAAAGCAGTTTCTGCAGTGGTTGAAAACTTGAAATCTCAATCTCAAGCTGTTGGAGATTCTACAGATAAAATCAAACAAGTTGCTTCTGTTTCTGCTAATAATGACGAAACTATTGGTTCATTAATCGCGGAAGCTTTTGGAAAAGTTGGGAAAGAAGGTGTAATAACTGTTGAGGAAGCAAAAGGTATCGATACAACTGTGGATGTTGTAGAAGGTATGCAGTTTGACAGAGGTTTCCAATCGCCTTATTTTGTAACTAATCCTGAGAAGATGGTTGCAGAATTAGATAATCCTTATATTCTTTTGGTTGAGAAAAAAATCTCTTCTATGAAAGAATTATTGCCAGTTCTTGAGCCAGTTGCACAAGGCGGAAAATCTTTATTAATTATTTCTGAAGAAGTTGAAGGTGAAGCTTTGGCAACTTTGGTGGTAAACAAGTTAAGAGGTTCTCTTAAAATTGCTGCCGTAAAAGCACCAGGTTTTGGTGACAGAAGAAAAGCAATGTTGGAAGATATCGCAATCCTGACTGGTGGAACTGTAATCTCTGAAGAAAGAGGTTTCACAATGGAAAACGTAACTATCGAAATGTTAGGAACTGCTGAGAAAGTAGTAATTGACAAAGACAATACAACTATCGTGAATGGAGGTGGTGACGAAGCTCAAATTAAAGGTAGAGTTTCTCAAATCAAAGCTCAGATGGAAACAACTACTTCTGACTATGACAAAGAAAAACTTCAGGAGAGATTAGCTAAATTAGCTGGTGGTGTTGCTGTACTTTATGTAGGTGCTGCTTCTGAAGTTGAAATGAAAGAGAAAAAAGACAGAGTTGATGATGCTCTTCACGCAACAAGAGCTGCGGTTGAAGAAGGGATTGTTGCTGGTGGTGGTGTTGCTTTGGTAAGAGCTGTTTCTGCGCTTAACTTCCAAGGAGACAATGCTGACGAAACGACAGGTATCAAAATCGTAAAAAGAGCTATCGAAGAACCATTGAGACAAATCGTTGCTAACGCAGGAGGTGAAGGTTCTGTAATCGTTGCTAAAGTTGCAGAAGGAACTGCCGACTTTGGTTACAATGCTAAAACTGATGAATATGTGAATATGCTAGAAGCTGGAATCATTGACCCAACTAAAGTAACAAGAGTTGCTCTAGAAAATGCGGCTTCTGTTTCAGGAATGCTTTTAACAACTGAATGTGTTATCACAGAAGTTAAGAAAGACGAACCTGCAATGCCAATGGGAGGCGGAATGCCAGGAATGATGTAA
- the groES gene encoding co-chaperone GroES: MSVNFKPLADRVLVEPTPAETKTASGLIIPDTAKEKPQEGTVVAVGLGKKDEPTTVKVGDKVLYGKYSGTELKFEGKDYLIVKEGDLLGIIG; this comes from the coding sequence ATGTCAGTAAATTTTAAACCATTAGCAGACAGAGTTTTGGTAGAACCAACTCCAGCTGAAACGAAAACTGCATCTGGATTGATTATCCCAGACACTGCGAAAGAAAAACCACAAGAAGGAACTGTAGTTGCAGTTGGCCTAGGTAAAAAAGATGAGCCAACAACTGTAAAAGTAGGCGACAAAGTTCTTTATGGAAAATATTCTGGAACCGAGTTGAAATTTGAAGGTAAAGATTACTTGATTGTAAAAGAAGGTGACTTACTTGGAATCATTGGTTAA
- a CDS encoding lysophospholipid acyltransferase family protein, with product MSLISKEDLIKAAGLDKIGFLKRPVASAIMNLTKINEVNNLYNKLINTQGVQFFDEFIREQELSYIVFEEDLAKVPKTGPFIIVSNHPLGALDGILMCKILLRVRPDFKVMGNFLLSKIKPMEPFVISVNPFEGRKDAYNSSSGMRETFKHLQEGGCIGIFPAGEVSNKNNEYGEVLDRPWGKTALKIIKKAKVPVIPMYFHATNSKMFYNVSKLHPDLQTLMLPTEMMRKRDKPIRIRIGKPISVKQMEEEETLEELGDYLYNKVYMLKSYYERRKSITEKLKLPNMALKNPLQKQNNIVQNIIDETPVEDIVNEIEKLKVPENKKLFSHGDYDVFFTKSEEIPSIMREIGRQRELTFRAIGEGTNLPFDLDEYDNHYHHLFLWDNAGKKLVGAYRMALGSEVMKKFGIDGFYTSSLFEYDPELQPFFRKVIEMGRAYISIEYQQKPFPLFLLWRGIVHVCLRNPEHKFLMGGVSISNKFSEFSKSLMIEFMRSHYYDSAVAQYIHPKNEFKVVMKERDKALFFEDMDADLNKLDKIIDDLEPELRLPVLIKKYIKQNAKMIAFNVDPNFNDAIDGLMYIRISDLPEDTIKPVLEELSDFFKAQTEKKSSDNQ from the coding sequence ATGAGTTTAATTTCAAAAGAGGATTTGATAAAAGCCGCTGGACTCGATAAAATTGGTTTTCTCAAGAGACCGGTTGCCTCGGCGATTATGAATCTTACTAAAATAAATGAAGTCAATAATCTTTACAATAAACTGATTAATACCCAAGGTGTGCAGTTCTTTGATGAGTTTATCAGAGAGCAGGAACTCAGTTATATTGTTTTCGAAGAAGATTTGGCAAAAGTTCCCAAAACAGGACCTTTCATTATTGTTTCCAATCATCCGTTGGGCGCATTAGACGGGATTTTGATGTGTAAAATTCTGTTACGTGTTCGTCCGGATTTCAAGGTTATGGGGAATTTTCTTTTATCGAAAATTAAACCAATGGAACCTTTCGTCATCTCAGTCAATCCTTTTGAAGGGAGAAAAGATGCTTATAATAGTTCTTCCGGGATGCGAGAAACCTTCAAACATTTGCAAGAAGGCGGATGTATCGGTATTTTTCCGGCTGGCGAAGTTTCTAACAAGAATAACGAATATGGCGAAGTTCTGGATAGACCGTGGGGAAAAACTGCACTAAAGATTATCAAAAAAGCAAAAGTTCCGGTAATCCCGATGTATTTCCACGCGACCAACAGTAAAATGTTTTATAATGTTTCCAAGTTGCATCCGGATTTGCAAACCTTAATGCTACCAACCGAAATGATGCGAAAAAGAGATAAACCAATCAGAATAAGAATTGGAAAGCCAATCTCTGTGAAGCAAATGGAAGAAGAAGAAACTCTGGAAGAGTTGGGCGACTATCTTTACAATAAAGTTTATATGCTGAAGTCTTATTATGAAAGACGAAAAAGCATAACCGAGAAATTAAAGCTGCCTAATATGGCGCTTAAAAATCCGCTTCAGAAACAAAATAATATTGTACAGAATATCATAGACGAAACACCTGTTGAAGATATTGTTAATGAAATAGAAAAGCTAAAAGTTCCTGAAAATAAGAAACTTTTTTCTCACGGTGATTATGATGTTTTCTTTACAAAATCAGAAGAAATTCCTTCTATTATGAGGGAAATTGGAAGACAGAGAGAACTGACTTTCCGAGCGATTGGAGAGGGGACTAATCTTCCTTTTGATTTGGATGAATATGATAACCACTATCATCATCTTTTTCTTTGGGATAATGCGGGCAAAAAGTTGGTTGGCGCCTACAGAATGGCTCTGGGTTCTGAGGTGATGAAGAAATTTGGGATTGATGGATTCTACACAAGCTCACTTTTTGAATATGATCCGGAATTACAGCCATTTTTCCGAAAAGTGATAGAAATGGGTAGAGCTTATATTTCTATAGAATATCAGCAAAAACCATTTCCGTTATTCTTGCTTTGGCGCGGAATTGTTCATGTTTGTCTAAGAAATCCTGAACACAAATTCCTAATGGGAGGCGTAAGTATTAGTAATAAGTTCTCAGAATTCTCGAAATCGTTGATGATAGAATTTATGCGCTCTCATTATTATGATTCTGCTGTAGCACAATATATCCATCCGAAGAATGAATTCAAGGTTGTGATGAAAGAGCGAGACAAAGCTTTGTTCTTTGAAGATATGGACGCCGATCTTAATAAATTGGATAAGATTATTGATGATCTTGAACCAGAGTTGAGATTGCCAGTTTTGATTAAAAAGTACATCAAGCAAAATGCAAAAATGATTGCTTTTAACGTGGATCCAAACTTCAATGATGCGATTGATGGATTGATGTATATTAGGATTAGTGATCTTCCTGAAGATACTATAAAGCCCGTTTTAGAGGAATTAAGTGATTTTTTCAAAGCGCAAACTGAAAAAAAATCTTCTGATAATCAATGA
- the fbp gene encoding class 1 fructose-bisphosphatase: MSQQALQTLGEFIIEKQDDFKYSTGELSRLISSIRIASKVVNREVNKAGIADIIGNVGNQNIQGEDQQKLDVLANDIFIAALSQREVVCGIASEESDDFIEIKCTENAHLSKYVVLIDPLDGSSNIDVNVSVGTIFSIYRRVTNPGTPVELRDFLQKGVNQVAAGYIVYGSSTMIVYTTGNGVNGFTLDPSIGTYYLSHKNIKFPTSGKIYSINEGNYIKFPQGVKDYIKYCQEEEGDRPYTSRYIGSLVSDFHRNMLKGGIYIYPSTSQSPNGKLRLLYECNPMAFLAEQAGGKCSDGFKRIMEIEPTELHQRVPFFCGSAAMVTKAEEFMTKAVNHKD; this comes from the coding sequence ATGTCACAACAGGCTTTACAGACTTTAGGAGAATTTATCATTGAAAAACAGGATGATTTCAAATATTCTACAGGGGAACTTTCCCGTCTCATCAGTTCCATCAGAATTGCATCAAAAGTTGTCAACAGAGAAGTTAACAAAGCCGGAATTGCTGACATTATTGGAAATGTAGGCAATCAAAATATACAAGGTGAAGACCAGCAAAAACTGGATGTTTTGGCGAATGATATTTTCATCGCTGCATTGTCTCAGAGAGAAGTTGTTTGCGGAATTGCTTCCGAAGAAAGTGATGATTTTATCGAAATCAAATGCACAGAAAATGCACATCTTAGTAAATATGTTGTTTTGATTGATCCTTTGGACGGTTCTTCCAACATTGATGTGAATGTTTCCGTCGGAACAATTTTTTCCATCTACAGAAGAGTTACCAATCCAGGAACTCCTGTTGAACTTAGAGATTTTTTACAAAAAGGCGTTAATCAAGTAGCTGCTGGTTATATTGTTTACGGTTCATCTACTATGATTGTTTATACCACAGGAAACGGCGTCAATGGATTCACACTTGATCCTTCTATCGGAACCTATTACTTGTCTCATAAAAATATCAAATTCCCAACTTCAGGGAAAATCTACTCTATCAATGAAGGAAATTATATCAAGTTTCCTCAGGGTGTAAAAGACTACATTAAATATTGCCAGGAAGAAGAAGGCGACAGACCTTACACATCCAGATATATCGGATCTTTGGTCTCTGACTTTCACAGAAATATGCTGAAAGGCGGCATCTACATCTACCCTTCCACTTCACAATCGCCAAATGGGAAATTGAGATTGCTTTATGAATGTAATCCGATGGCGTTTTTGGCAGAACAAGCCGGCGGAAAATGCAGCGACGGTTTCAAAAGAATTATGGAAATCGAGCCAACAGAACTTCATCAACGTGTTCCGTTTTTCTGTGGTAGCGCAGCGATGGTAACTAAGGCTGAAGAATTTATGACAAAAGCTGTTAATCACAAAGATTAA
- a CDS encoding aspartate kinase, translating to MKVYKFGGASVKDAEGVKNVALVLETQGFEKCLIVVSAMGKTTNALEKVVEYYFKKQDYQAEIELIKKNHIDIAKGLFSEGHAVFGEISLFFDDIDSFLRRNKSPNYNFVYDQVVSCGEMISSKILSEYLNDIQFFNHWLDARDYIKTDTNYREGIVNWQETEQNISKLDKINCYVTQGFIGSENNNFTVTLGREGSDYTAAIFAYCLNADEMTIWKDVPGVMTGDPRKFENVELLSHISYEEAIEMAYYGASVIHPKTLQPLKQKNIPFFVKSFVEPKEPGTKVGNSAENELIESYILKENQTLLNVETRDFSFIAEDHISLIFTLLAKYKIKVSLMQNSAISLALCLEDKFGTANDFNEELQQNFITQMTKNVSLFTVRNAELDKLEKFYKDKKVLLEQISKKTFQMVTM from the coding sequence ATGAAAGTTTACAAATTTGGTGGTGCGTCTGTAAAAGATGCTGAAGGTGTGAAAAATGTAGCCTTGGTTCTTGAAACGCAAGGGTTTGAAAAATGTTTAATCGTGGTTTCCGCAATGGGAAAAACAACGAATGCTTTGGAAAAAGTAGTCGAATATTATTTCAAGAAACAGGATTATCAAGCAGAAATTGAATTAATCAAGAAAAATCACATCGATATTGCCAAGGGTTTATTTTCAGAAGGTCACGCTGTTTTTGGGGAGATATCATTATTTTTTGATGATATTGATTCTTTTTTAAGAAGAAACAAATCGCCGAATTACAACTTCGTTTACGATCAGGTTGTGAGTTGTGGAGAGATGATTTCGTCTAAGATTTTGAGTGAGTATCTTAATGATATTCAGTTTTTCAATCATTGGTTAGATGCGAGAGATTACATCAAAACAGATACAAATTACAGAGAAGGTATTGTAAACTGGCAGGAAACGGAACAAAATATTTCTAAACTGGATAAAATCAATTGTTATGTTACTCAGGGATTCATTGGTTCTGAAAATAATAATTTTACAGTGACACTAGGTCGTGAAGGTTCAGATTATACAGCGGCGATTTTCGCTTATTGTCTGAATGCTGATGAAATGACAATCTGGAAAGATGTTCCAGGTGTGATGACTGGTGATCCGAGAAAATTTGAAAATGTAGAATTGTTATCACATATTTCTTATGAAGAAGCGATTGAGATGGCTTATTACGGAGCTTCTGTTATTCACCCAAAAACACTTCAGCCACTTAAACAAAAGAATATTCCGTTTTTTGTAAAATCCTTTGTAGAACCTAAAGAACCAGGAACTAAAGTGGGAAATTCTGCAGAGAATGAATTGATAGAAAGTTATATCCTTAAAGAAAATCAAACATTGCTGAATGTAGAAACACGAGATTTCTCTTTCATAGCCGAGGATCACATCAGTTTAATTTTTACGCTTCTGGCAAAATATAAAATTAAAGTTTCTTTGATGCAGAATTCAGCAATTTCCTTAGCTTTATGTTTGGAAGACAAATTTGGAACTGCGAATGATTTTAATGAAGAATTACAACAAAACTTCATTACCCAAATGACAAAAAACGTATCTTTATTCACGGTCAGAAATGCCGAATTGGATAAGTTGGAAAAATTCTACAAAGACAAAAAAGTATTGCTGGAGCAGATTTCCAAAAAAACCTTCCAAATGGTAACCATGTAA
- a CDS encoding o-succinylbenzoate synthase, whose product MKTAKFHQYILNFKQPSGTSRGVLNTKETYFIEIFEDDKKGIGECSLFRGLSFDDDDDYEDALEWACRNINLKLEELQEELINHPSIIFGIEQALLNLEYQGDLYFPSDFTDGKDSIKINGLIWMGNSDFMQSQIEEKLENNFTCIKLKIGTDWDSEKEILKSIRQKFPKDKIELRVDANGAFSPEQAKVVLQELADLDIHSIEQPIEAGNWDAMAKLCKTTPTPIALDEELIGVLNIESKKDLLKEINPQYIILKPSLIGGFSGSDEWINLAEKTNIGWWITSALESNIGLNAIAQYTYTKKNPMPQGLGTGSLFTNNFETPLFLEGENLWFGN is encoded by the coding sequence ATGAAGACTGCAAAATTCCATCAATATATTCTCAATTTCAAACAACCTAGCGGAACTTCGCGAGGTGTTCTGAACACGAAAGAAACTTATTTCATAGAAATTTTTGAAGATGACAAAAAAGGAATCGGTGAGTGTTCTCTTTTCCGAGGATTGAGTTTTGATGACGATGATGATTATGAAGATGCTTTGGAATGGGCTTGCCGTAATATCAATCTCAAACTGGAAGAATTGCAGGAAGAATTAATCAATCATCCTTCTATTATTTTCGGAATCGAACAGGCTTTGCTTAATCTTGAATATCAAGGAGATTTGTATTTTCCGAGTGATTTTACAGATGGAAAAGATTCAATTAAAATTAACGGATTGATTTGGATGGGAAATTCGGATTTTATGCAATCTCAGATCGAGGAAAAGTTGGAAAATAATTTTACCTGCATCAAACTAAAAATCGGAACTGATTGGGATTCTGAAAAAGAAATATTAAAATCCATTAGACAAAAATTCCCAAAAGATAAAATCGAACTTCGTGTAGATGCCAACGGCGCTTTTTCTCCGGAACAAGCTAAAGTTGTTTTGCAGGAATTAGCAGATCTGGATATTCATTCTATCGAACAACCAATAGAAGCTGGAAATTGGGATGCCATGGCAAAACTTTGCAAAACCACCCCAACTCCAATCGCTTTGGATGAAGAATTAATCGGTGTTTTGAATATCGAATCTAAAAAAGATTTGCTAAAAGAAATTAATCCTCAATATATTATTCTAAAACCAAGTTTGATTGGCGGATTTTCAGGTTCTGATGAATGGATAAACTTGGCAGAAAAAACCAATATCGGTTGGTGGATTACCTCAGCTCTTGAAAGTAATATTGGACTGAATGCAATTGCCCAATACACTTACACCAAAAAAAATCCGATGCCACAAGGTTTAGGCACCGGAAGTTTGTTTACCAATAATTTTGAAACACCTTTGTTTTTGGAAGGTGAAAATCTTTGGTTCGGAAATTAG